The genomic DNA CCTTCTTTGACGCCGCAGATGAAGTGGTGCTGGTGGATCTACCGCCCGACGATCTGCGCCAGCGGCTGAATGAAGGCAAGGTCTATCTTGCCGGCCAGGCCGAGCGGGCCATCGAAAATTTCTTCCGTAAAGGGAACCTGATTGCCCTGCGCGAACTGGCGCTGCGCCGCACCGCCGAACGCGTGGACGATCAAATGCGCGCCTGGCGTGACGCGCAGGGACAGGAAAAAGTCTGGCATACCCACGATGCCATTCTGCTGTGCATCGGCCACCATGCCGGTAGCGAGAAGCTGGTGCGTACCGCTGCCCGCCTGGCTGCTCGTCTGGGCAGCGCCTGGCACGCGGTTTACGTCGAGACCCCTGCGCTGCACCGTTTGCCGGAACCTCAGCGACGGGCAATCCTTAAATCGCTGCGCCTGGCGCAGGAGCTGGGAGCTGAAACCGCTACGCTCTCCGATCCCTCCGAAGAAGCCGCGGTGATTCGCTACGCCCGCGAGCATAATCTCGGCAAAATTGTGATTGGTCGCCAACAAAAGCGTCAATGGTGGCGCGGCGAACGCTTCGGCGATCGCCTCTCACGCCATGCTCCAGAGTTGGATCTGCTGGTTATCGGCGTGGATGAAACGCCGCTGCCTCTGCCGGATCGCCCGCACGATCGGCGGCCATGGCGGGATAAATGGCGCGTACAGATTCGCGGCTGCGCGGTGGCGCTCGCGCTGTGCGCGGCCATTACCTTTATTGCCGCGCAGTGGCTGGTGGCCTTTGAAGCCGCCAACCTCGTCATGCTCTACCTGCTCGGCGTGGTGATCGTGGCCCTGTTCTACGGCCGCTGGCCCTCGGTGCTGGCCACGGTCATCAACGTCGTGAGCTTTGACTTAGTGTTCGTGGCGCCGCGCGGCACCCTGGCCGTGTCCGACGTACAGTATCTGTTGACCTTCGGGGTCATGCTGACGGTGGGGCTGGTGATCGGTAATCTGACCGCTGGGGTACGTTACCAGGCACGCGTTGCCCGCTACCGCGAGCAGCGAACGCGACACCTCTACGAGATGTCCAAAACGCTGGCGGTCGGGCGTAATGCCCGCGATATCGCCGTGACCTGCGAGCAGTATATCCGCTCGACGTTCCACGCCCGCAGCCAGGTACTGCTGCCGGATGAGCACGGTAAGCTGGCGGCGCTTAACCATCAGGAGGGCATGACGCCGTGGGATGAAGCCATTGCCCACTGGAGTTTTGACAAAGGGCTGCCCGCCGGGGCCGGAACCGATACCCTCCCCGGCGTACCTTATCTGATTCTGCCGCTGCGCAGCGCCGATAAAACCCACGGGCTGGTGGTGGTGGAACCCAATAATCTGCGCCAGTTAATGGTGCCGGAACAACAGCGGCTGCTGGAAACGTTCACCCTGCTGGTCGCCAGCGCGCTGGAGCGGCTGGCGCTGACGGCAAGCGAGGAGCAGTCCAGGCTTATCAGCGAACGTGAAAGCCTGCGCAACTCCCTACTGGCCGCTCTGTCGCACGATCTGCGCACGCCGCTAACCGTGCTGTTCGGACAGGCGGAAATTTTGACGCTCGATCTGGCCAGCAGCGGCTCGCCCTACGCGCCGCAGGCAAACGAAATTCGCCAGCACGTGCTGAACACCACGCGGCTGGTCAATAACCTGCTGGATATGGCGCGCATTCAGTCCGGCGGGTTTAATCTTCATAAGGAATGGCTGACGCTGGAAGAGGTCGTCGGCAGCGCGCTGCGCACGCTAGAGCCCACGCTCGGCGGCCGCCGGATCGCGCTCGCCCTACCCGACCCGCTCATGCTGGTCCACCTCGATGGCCCGTTATTCGAGCGGGTGCTGAACAATCTGCTGGAAAACGCCGTGAAGTACGCAGGCAGCGAGGCACAAATCGGCATTCGCGCCACCACTGAGAATAACCGTCTGCTGCTCGACGTCTGGGACAGCGGGCCGGGTATTCCTCTCGGCCAGGAGCAGCTAATTTTCGCCAAATTTGCCCGCGGCAACAAAGAGTCGGCGATTCCCGGCGTCGGGCTAGGTCTGGCCATTTGCCAGGCAATCGTTGAGATCCACGGCGGCACGCTGTCGGCCAGCAACCGCCCGGAAGGGGGAGCCTGTTTTCGTGTTACACTTCCACTAGAAAAACCACCTGAACTTGAAGAGGGACCCGAGGAGCTGTGACCAGCGTTCTGATTGTTGAAGATGAACAGGCTATCCGCCGTTTTCTGCGCACCGCGCTGGAAGCAGAAGACCTGCGCGTGTTCGATGCCGATACCCTGCAACGCGGTCTGCTGGAAGCGGCGACGCGTAAGCCGGATTTAGTGATCCTTGACCTTGGCCTGCCCGACGGTGACGGTCTCGATTTTATCCGCGATATTCGCCAGTGGAGCCCGGTGCCGATTATTGTGCTGTCCGCACGCAGCGAAGAACACGATAAAATTGCCGCACTGGACGCCGGCGCCGACGACTATCTGAGTAAACCATTTGGCATCGGCGAGCTTCAGGCACGACTGCGCGTGGCCCTGCGCCGCCATGCCAGCACGCAGCCGCACGATCCACAAGTGACCTTCTCTGATATCACCGTGGACCTGGCTTCACGACGCATAACCCGCGGCAGTGAAGAAATTCACCTCACCCCTATTGAGTTCCGCCTGCTGGCGGTGTTACTCAACAATGCTGGAAAAGTGCTCACTCAACGGCAGCTACTGAGCCAGGTGTGGGGGCCGAATGCGGTGGAACATAGTCATTATTTGCGCATTTATATGGGGCACCTTCGCCAGAAGTTGGAAATCGATCCCGCGCGCCCTCAGCATTTATTAACCGAAACCGGTATTGGCTATCGTTTTATGTTATGAATAATTATTCATAATAACCCTACTATCACATACTTATTTTATTAAGAATTAACGTAAGCCACCCGCATATTTAAATGGCGTGGCTTAATTCTACTTTAAATAAATAAAATACAAGTTGTTTACAACATCTCAACAAAACAGCATTTTATCCTGGCACACCACCTACCAATAATTGATTATTTTATGAATGATCTCCTATTGTTGATCAACCTCACAGTTTTACGCCTTATCAGAGATAAAATGACTCCGCCTTAAGATATTCATCGGAGGGATACGAAATGGAAAACAATAACCGACAAATGCCCCATATCCGGCGGACAACACATATTATGATGTTTGCCCACCGTAATAGCTTCGACTTTCACTTCTTTAACGCCCGATAAGTCTTCCGACTTCGGGCGCCTCGCAGTATTTCCTTGTAAATACAGGCATACCGCCTGCTGCCAGCGCTCGCTCTGACAAACCTGTTTCTTCCGGCCACCGGACCGGTTGGGTTTGCCATATTCTGAAAAAAGCAACGCCCTGATTTTATTGTCAGCGGGATCGTCTTGCTTTTTTTCCGGCGATATCAATTTCTCTTTCGAGTAATTGACGGACTGCTATTACCTAAAATGAAGAGTCGAAAAATGTCTGAATTAAAAATTGCCGTAAGTCGTTCATGCCCGGACTGCTTTACTACCCAGCGCAGTATTATCAACACCTGTGACACCCACTTTATTGATGTCGCGGCCGCCGTATTATCAATTGAAGACGTTGAGTGCGGTAAACTCGATGAAATAGATGCCACGGGTTATAACCTGCCCGTCTTCATTGCTATTAATAAAGATCAAATCGTTCCTTCTGAATATCTCTCACGTATTCAAGGGGTATTTGAGCACGATGAAACCCGTAACGACTTCTACGGCCGCCAGCTGGAAGCCGCTGCGCACAAATATGAAGTGAATCTGCGCCCGCCGTTCTTCAGCGCACTGGTCGACTACGTAGCACAGGGCAACAGCGCATTTGACTGCCCGGGGCACCAGGGCGGTGAATTCTTCCGCCGTCACCCTGCCGGTAACCAATTCGTTGAATACTTTGGTGAAACGCTTTTCCGCTCTGACCTGTGCAACGCCGACGTCGCGATGGGTGACCTGCTGATCCACGAAGGCGCACCGTGCATTGCCCAACAGCACGCAGCCAAAGTCTTTAACGCGGATAAAACCTACTTCGTACTGAACGGGACCTCTTCGTCTAACAAAGTGGTGCTGAATGCGCTGCTGACCCCGGGCGATTTGGTGCTGTTTGACCGTAATAACCACAAATCAAACCACCACGGCGCGCTGCTGCAGGCTGGTGCAACGCCGGTGTATCTGGAAACCGCACGTAACCCGTACGGCTTTATCGGCGGTATTGATGCCCACTGCTTCGAAGAACGCTACCTGCGTGAGCTGGTTGCCGAAGTTGCACCGAACCGCGCGCGCAACGAGCGCCCGTTCCGTCTGGCGGTCATTCAGTTAGGGACCTACGACGGCACCATTTACAACGCACGTCAGGTCGTTGATAAAATTGGTCACCTGTGCGATTACATCCTGTTCGACTCCGCGTGGGTAGGCTACGAACAGTTTATTCCGATGATGGCCGACTGCTCGCCGCTGCTGCTTGAACTCAACGAGAACGATCCGGGTATTCTGGTCACCCAGTCGGTGCATAAACAGCAGGCTGGTTTCTCCCAGACCTCGCAGATCCATAAAAAAGACAGCCATATTAAAGGCCAGCAGCGTTATGTTCCGCACAAACGTCTGAACAACGCCTTTATGATGCACGCGTCCACCAGCCCGTTCTACCCGCTGTTTGCCGCACTGGACGTGAACGCCAAAATGCATGAAGGCCAGGCCGGCCGCAATATGTGGATGGACTGCGTCGCGAACGGTATCGAAGCACGTAAGCTGATTCTCGACAACTGCCGCCATATTCGCCCGTTTGTGCCTAACGACGTTGACGGCAAACCGTGGCAGTCCTGGCCGACCGAGCAGATTGCTAACGATCTGCGCTTCTTCCACTTCGTACCGGGCGAACGCTGGCATGGTTTTGAAGGCTACGCCGAACATCAGTATTTCGTCGACCCTTGCAAACTCCTGCTGACCACGCCGGGGATTGACGGCAACGGCGAATACGACACCTTCGGCGTACCGGCAACCATTCTGGCGAACTACCTGCGTGAGCACGGCGTAGTGCCGGAAAAATGCGACCTCAACTCTATCCTGTTCCTGCTGACACCGGCCGAAGATATGGCCAAACTGCAGCAGCTGGTTGCGCTGTTGGTGCGCTTTGAAACGCTGCTGGAAGCCGATGCGCCGCTGAAAGACGTTCTGCCGTCGCTGTACGGGCAGCATAAAGATCGTTACGAAGGCTACACCCTGCGCCAACTGTGCCAGGAAATGCATAACCTGTACGCCCGCCATAACGTGAAACAGCTGCAGAAAGAGATGTTCCGTAAATCACACTTCCCGCGCGTCAGCATGAACCCGCAGGAAGCCAACTTCGCTTATATCCGTGGCGAAGTCGATTTGGTGCCGCTGTCCATGGCGGAAGGCAAAATCGCCGCAGAAGGTGCTCTGCCGTATCCTCCTGGCGTGCTGTGCGTTGTCCCGGGCGAAATCTGGGGTGATTCCGTACTGCGCTACTTCAAAGCGCTGGAAGAAGGGATCAACCTGCTGCCGGGCTTCGCGCCAGAACTGCAAGGGGTATATATCCAGGAACATGATGGCCGCAAAGAAGTGTGGTGCAACGTGATTAAGACTCAGCAGCCGCAACCGGCGCTGCTGAAAGGGGAGAAATTATGAGCACAGCCAAAAATAAGATGGGTGTTGTTCAGCTCACCATCCTGACGATGGTGAACATGATGGGCTCCGGTATCATTATGCTGCCCACCAAACTCGCTGAAGTCGGCACCATCTCCATTATCTCCTGGCTGGTCACCGCCGTCGGTTCGATGGCGCTGGCCTGGGCCTTCGCTAAGTGCGGGATGTTCAGTAAGAAATCCGGGGGCATGGGCGGCTACGCCGAGTATGCCTTTGGTAAGTCTGGCAACTTTATGGCCAACTATACCTACGGGGTTTCACTGCTGATTGCCAACGTGGCGATTGCTATCTCCGCTGTGGGTTACGGCACCGAGCTCTTCGGTGCCACGCTGAGCCCGGTGCAAATCGGGCTGGCCACCATCGGTGTCCTGTGGATCTGTACGGTCGCCAACTTTGGCGGTGCACGTATTACCGGGCAGATCAGCAGCATTACCGTCTGGGGGGTGATTATCCCGGTTGTCGGCCTGTGCGTCATCGGCTGGTTCTGGTTCAGCCCGACCATGTATGTCGAATCCTGGAACCCGCATCATGTACCGTTCTTTAGCGCCGTTGGCTCGTCTATCGCCATGACGCTGTGGGCCTTCCTCGGTCTGGAATCGGCCTGCGCCAACGCCGACGTGGTTGAAAACCCGGAACGTAACGTCCCGATCGCCGTACTCGGCGGGACGCTGGGGGCTGCGGTGATTTACATCATTTCCACCAACGTGATTGCCGGGATTGTGCCAAACATGGATCTGGCCAACTCAACCGCACCGTTTGGCCTGGCCTTTGCGCAGATGTTCACGCCGGAAGTCGGTAAAGTGATCATGGCGCTGATGGTGATGTCCTGCTGCGGTTCGCTGCTCGGCTGGCAGTTCACCATCGCCCAGGTCTTCAAATCCTCTGCGGACGAAGGCTACTTCCCGAAAGTCTTTTCACAGGTCAGCCATGCAGATGCACCGGTGAAAGGCATGCTGGTGATTGTGATTATTCAGTCTGGCCTATCGCTGATGACCATCAGCCCGTCGCTGAACAACCAGTTTAACGTACTGGTTAACCTGGCGGTGGTGACCAACATCATTCCGTACATCCTGTCGATGGCGGCGCTGGCGATTATCCAGCGGATGGCAAACGTACCGGCGGGCAAAGCGCGTATGGCTAACATCGTGGCGTTTATCGGCGCGATGTACAGCTTCTACGCCCTGTTCTCTTCCGGCGAAGAAGCGATGCTGTACGGTTCCATCGTGACCTTCCTCGGCTGGACGCTGTATGGTCTGGTATCACCGCGCTTTGAATTGAAAA from Klebsiella sp. WP3-W18-ESBL-02 includes the following:
- the kdpD gene encoding two-component system sensor histidine kinase KdpD, which produces MTDEPLRPDPDRLLEQTADAHRGKLKIFFGACAGVGKTWAMLAEAQRLRAQGLDVLAGVVETHGRKETAAMLNGLSMLPPKRTAYRGRYVSEFDLDAALARRPALVLMDELAHSNAPGSRHPKRWQDIDELLDAGIDVFTTVNVQHLESLNDVVSGVTGIQVRETVPDPFFDAADEVVLVDLPPDDLRQRLNEGKVYLAGQAERAIENFFRKGNLIALRELALRRTAERVDDQMRAWRDAQGQEKVWHTHDAILLCIGHHAGSEKLVRTAARLAARLGSAWHAVYVETPALHRLPEPQRRAILKSLRLAQELGAETATLSDPSEEAAVIRYAREHNLGKIVIGRQQKRQWWRGERFGDRLSRHAPELDLLVIGVDETPLPLPDRPHDRRPWRDKWRVQIRGCAVALALCAAITFIAAQWLVAFEAANLVMLYLLGVVIVALFYGRWPSVLATVINVVSFDLVFVAPRGTLAVSDVQYLLTFGVMLTVGLVIGNLTAGVRYQARVARYREQRTRHLYEMSKTLAVGRNARDIAVTCEQYIRSTFHARSQVLLPDEHGKLAALNHQEGMTPWDEAIAHWSFDKGLPAGAGTDTLPGVPYLILPLRSADKTHGLVVVEPNNLRQLMVPEQQRLLETFTLLVASALERLALTASEEQSRLISERESLRNSLLAALSHDLRTPLTVLFGQAEILTLDLASSGSPYAPQANEIRQHVLNTTRLVNNLLDMARIQSGGFNLHKEWLTLEEVVGSALRTLEPTLGGRRIALALPDPLMLVHLDGPLFERVLNNLLENAVKYAGSEAQIGIRATTENNRLLLDVWDSGPGIPLGQEQLIFAKFARGNKESAIPGVGLGLAICQAIVEIHGGTLSASNRPEGGACFRVTLPLEKPPELEEGPEEL
- the kdpE gene encoding two-component system response regulator KdpE; this encodes MTSVLIVEDEQAIRRFLRTALEAEDLRVFDADTLQRGLLEAATRKPDLVILDLGLPDGDGLDFIRDIRQWSPVPIIVLSARSEEHDKIAALDAGADDYLSKPFGIGELQARLRVALRRHASTQPHDPQVTFSDITVDLASRRITRGSEEIHLTPIEFRLLAVLLNNAGKVLTQRQLLSQVWGPNAVEHSHYLRIYMGHLRQKLEIDPARPQHLLTETGIGYRFML
- the speFL gene encoding leader peptide SpeFL — protein: MENNNRQMPHIRRTTHIMMFAHRNSFDFHFFNAR
- the speF gene encoding ornithine decarboxylase SpeF — protein: MSELKIAVSRSCPDCFTTQRSIINTCDTHFIDVAAAVLSIEDVECGKLDEIDATGYNLPVFIAINKDQIVPSEYLSRIQGVFEHDETRNDFYGRQLEAAAHKYEVNLRPPFFSALVDYVAQGNSAFDCPGHQGGEFFRRHPAGNQFVEYFGETLFRSDLCNADVAMGDLLIHEGAPCIAQQHAAKVFNADKTYFVLNGTSSSNKVVLNALLTPGDLVLFDRNNHKSNHHGALLQAGATPVYLETARNPYGFIGGIDAHCFEERYLRELVAEVAPNRARNERPFRLAVIQLGTYDGTIYNARQVVDKIGHLCDYILFDSAWVGYEQFIPMMADCSPLLLELNENDPGILVTQSVHKQQAGFSQTSQIHKKDSHIKGQQRYVPHKRLNNAFMMHASTSPFYPLFAALDVNAKMHEGQAGRNMWMDCVANGIEARKLILDNCRHIRPFVPNDVDGKPWQSWPTEQIANDLRFFHFVPGERWHGFEGYAEHQYFVDPCKLLLTTPGIDGNGEYDTFGVPATILANYLREHGVVPEKCDLNSILFLLTPAEDMAKLQQLVALLVRFETLLEADAPLKDVLPSLYGQHKDRYEGYTLRQLCQEMHNLYARHNVKQLQKEMFRKSHFPRVSMNPQEANFAYIRGEVDLVPLSMAEGKIAAEGALPYPPGVLCVVPGEIWGDSVLRYFKALEEGINLLPGFAPELQGVYIQEHDGRKEVWCNVIKTQQPQPALLKGEKL
- the potE gene encoding putrescine-ornithine antiporter, which encodes MSTAKNKMGVVQLTILTMVNMMGSGIIMLPTKLAEVGTISIISWLVTAVGSMALAWAFAKCGMFSKKSGGMGGYAEYAFGKSGNFMANYTYGVSLLIANVAIAISAVGYGTELFGATLSPVQIGLATIGVLWICTVANFGGARITGQISSITVWGVIIPVVGLCVIGWFWFSPTMYVESWNPHHVPFFSAVGSSIAMTLWAFLGLESACANADVVENPERNVPIAVLGGTLGAAVIYIISTNVIAGIVPNMDLANSTAPFGLAFAQMFTPEVGKVIMALMVMSCCGSLLGWQFTIAQVFKSSADEGYFPKVFSQVSHADAPVKGMLVIVIIQSGLSLMTISPSLNNQFNVLVNLAVVTNIIPYILSMAALAIIQRMANVPAGKARMANIVAFIGAMYSFYALFSSGEEAMLYGSIVTFLGWTLYGLVSPRFELKNKHG